Proteins from a genomic interval of Helicobacter pylori Shi112:
- a CDS encoding flagellin B has translation MSFRINTNIAALTSHAVGVQNNRDLSSSLEKLSSGLRINKAADDSSGMAIADSLRSQSANLGQAIRNANDAIGMVQTADKAMDEQIKILDTIKTKAVQAAQDGQTLESRRALQSDIQRLLEELDNIANTTSFNGQQMLSGSFSNKEFQIGAYSNTTIKASIGSTSSDKIGHVRMETSSFSGEGMLASAAAQNLTEVGLNFKQVNGVNDYKIESVRISTSAGTGIGALSEIINRFSNTLGVRASYNVMATGGTPVQSGTVRDLTINGVEIGTVNDVHKNDADGRLTNAINSVKDRTGVEASLDIQGRINLHSIDGRAISVHATSASGQVFGGGNFAGISGTQHAVIGRLTLTRTDARDIIVSGVNFSHVGFHSAQGVAEYTVNLRAVRGIFDANVASAAGANANGAQAETNSQGIGAGVTSLKGAMIVMDMADSARTQLDKIRSDMGSVQMELVTTINNISVTQVNVKAAESQIRDVDFAEESANFSKYNILAQSGSFAMAQANAVQQNVLRLLQ, from the coding sequence ATGAGTTTTAGGATAAATACCAATATCGCCGCTTTAACTTCTCATGCGGTAGGGGTTCAAAACAACAGAGACCTTTCAAGCTCGCTTGAAAAGTTAAGCTCAGGGCTTAGGATCAATAAAGCCGCTGACGATTCTAGTGGGATGGCGATCGCTGATAGCTTAAGGAGTCAAAGCGCGAATTTGGGTCAAGCGATCCGCAACGCTAATGACGCTATTGGTATGGTTCAAACCGCTGATAAAGCGATGGATGAGCAAATCAAAATCTTAGACACCATTAAAACCAAAGCCGTTCAAGCCGCTCAAGACGGGCAAACTTTAGAAAGCCGAAGAGCGCTCCAGAGCGATATTCAAAGGTTGTTAGAAGAACTAGACAATATCGCCAACACTACAAGCTTTAACGGCCAGCAAATGCTTTCAGGAAGTTTTTCTAACAAAGAATTTCAAATTGGTGCGTATTCTAACACCACGATTAAGGCGTCCATTGGCTCAACGAGTTCGGATAAGATTGGGCATGTGCGCATGGAAACCTCTTCTTTTAGCGGTGAAGGCATGCTCGCTAGCGCAGCGGCGCAAAACTTGACTGAAGTGGGATTGAATTTCAAACAAGTCAATGGCGTGAATGATTATAAGATTGAAAGCGTGCGCATTTCTACAAGCGCTGGCACTGGAATCGGAGCGTTAAGCGAAATCATCAATCGTTTTTCTAACACTTTAGGCGTTAGGGCGTCTTATAATGTCATGGCTACCGGCGGCACTCCCGTGCAATCAGGAACCGTGAGGGATCTTACCATTAATGGCGTAGAAATTGGAACCGTGAATGATGTGCATAAAAACGACGCTGACGGGAGATTGACTAATGCGATCAACTCCGTCAAAGACAGGACCGGCGTGGAAGCGAGCTTGGATATTCAAGGGCGCATTAATTTACACTCCATTGACGGGCGTGCAATTTCAGTGCATGCAACAAGCGCGAGCGGTCAGGTTTTTGGGGGAGGGAATTTTGCAGGGATTTCTGGGACACAGCATGCGGTTATTGGGCGCTTAACCTTGACTAGGACCGACGCTAGGGACATCATTGTGAGCGGTGTGAATTTTAGCCATGTGGGCTTTCATTCCGCTCAAGGGGTGGCAGAATACACCGTGAATTTGAGAGCGGTTAGGGGCATTTTTGATGCGAATGTGGCTTCAGCAGCTGGAGCGAACGCTAATGGCGCGCAAGCTGAAACCAATTCTCAAGGTATAGGGGCTGGGGTAACAAGCCTTAAAGGGGCGATGATTGTGATGGATATGGCGGATTCAGCGCGCACGCAATTAGACAAGATTCGCTCGGATATGGGTTCGGTGCAAATGGAATTGGTTACAACCATCAATAATATTTCTGTAACCCAAGTGAATGTTAAAGCGGCTGAATCTCAGATCAGAGATGTGGATTTTGCTGAAGAGAGCGCGAACTTTTCTAAATACAATATTTTGGCGCAAAGCGGGAGTTTTGCTATGGCGCAAGCGAATGCGGTGCAACAGAATGTCTTAAGGCTTTTACAATAA
- a CDS encoding motility associated factor glycosyltransferase family protein: MDIYQKNLQALFKKDPLLFAQLKAIKENKKYEVFLGNDSANFNLLDKETNTPLFEKSPLDSSLELYKNSEIYMLYPYLYYFGLGNGVFYRLLLGNGNLKRLVVIEPEIEVIFIVLNLLDFSTEILENRLILLHAAFCHYNMIASLFDMDKKSRLYARMYDLKLFNAYYERYSHQMIEINQHFTRALEHGAISVGNDAKDALIGIKQHAANLPEVIKSPSLVDFVSTLKNRDTAIIVSTGPSLNKQLPLLKEIAPYATLFCIDASFPILAKAGIKPDIVLSLERVDLTAKFYEETPLDFQEGVIFALTSIVHKRLIQAIKKGVKQFSFRPFGYTNLFGLHQYGYVGIGMSAANMAYELVVHSRFKRCVFIGQDLSFSQSGNSHASGAIYGDREIKPKKDKDKIFTEKYGGNGEVETTLVWKLFLEFFEKDIFNTPYKLEVINATEGGARIKGTKEMPFKEVCEKIDKSKPKPPINLIYPTKSEQAKNLRIAKQKCEEIIKYANEKKTQVEEVFLKVAPFLEEVEKLHEEKKLEELDFKALENLSAEIDNIKELFDDKQFNSYFMDAIQSYIFHQELHIAEIVCKKTNNEDELRAKQLEYIYAHKYWLFSLAGGIDCVIEAIKMALKEW, translated from the coding sequence ATGGATATTTATCAAAAAAACTTACAAGCTCTTTTCAAAAAAGACCCTCTTTTGTTCGCACAACTCAAAGCCATTAAAGAAAACAAAAAATACGAAGTGTTTTTAGGGAATGACAGCGCGAATTTCAACCTCTTAGATAAAGAAACAAACACGCCCTTATTTGAAAAAAGCCCGCTAGATTCAAGCTTAGAGCTATACAAAAATAGCGAAATTTACATGCTTTATCCTTATTTGTATTATTTTGGCTTGGGTAATGGGGTGTTTTATCGCTTGCTTTTAGGCAATGGAAATTTAAAGCGCTTGGTGGTTATTGAGCCTGAAATAGAGGTTATTTTCATCGTGTTGAATCTCTTGGATTTTTCCACTGAGATTTTAGAAAATCGTTTGATTTTATTGCATGCGGCTTTTTGCCATTACAACATGATCGCTTCATTGTTTGATATGGATAAAAAATCTCGTTTATACGCAAGAATGTATGATTTAAAACTTTTTAACGCTTATTATGAACGATACTCTCATCAAATGATAGAAATCAACCAGCATTTCACGCGCGCTTTAGAGCATGGCGCTATTAGCGTAGGCAATGACGCCAAAGACGCACTTATAGGCATCAAACAGCATGCCGCTAATTTGCCTGAAGTCATCAAAAGCCCTAGTTTAGTGGATTTTGTAAGCACTTTAAAAAACAGAGACACCGCTATTATTGTTTCAACCGGGCCCAGTTTGAACAAGCAACTCCCTCTTTTAAAAGAAATCGCGCCCTACGCCACGCTTTTTTGTATAGACGCTTCTTTCCCTATTTTAGCTAAAGCCGGTATCAAGCCTGATATTGTGCTGTCTTTAGAAAGGGTGGATTTAACGGCAAAATTTTACGAAGAAACCCCCTTAGATTTTCAAGAAGGCGTTATTTTTGCTCTGACTTCCATTGTGCATAAACGATTGATTCAAGCGATTAAAAAGGGGGTTAAACAATTCAGCTTCCGCCCCTTTGGTTACACCAACCTTTTTGGTTTGCACCAGTATGGCTATGTGGGCATAGGCATGAGCGCAGCGAACATGGCGTATGAATTAGTGGTGCATTCTCGTTTCAAAAGATGCGTGTTTATCGGGCAAGATTTGAGCTTTTCACAAAGCGGTAACAGCCACGCTAGTGGGGCGATTTATGGCGATAGAGAGATCAAGCCTAAAAAAGATAAAGACAAGATCTTTACAGAAAAATATGGGGGTAATGGGGAAGTAGAAACCACTTTAGTGTGGAAACTTTTCTTAGAATTTTTTGAAAAAGATATTTTTAACACGCCCTATAAACTGGAAGTCATTAACGCTACTGAAGGGGGGGCTAGGATTAAAGGGACTAAAGAAATGCCTTTTAAAGAAGTGTGCGAAAAAATAGACAAATCCAAGCCAAAGCCTCCTATCAATCTCATTTATCCCACTAAATCAGAACAGGCTAAAAATTTAAGGATCGCTAAACAAAAATGCGAAGAGATCATCAAATACGCCAATGAGAAAAAAACGCAAGTTGAAGAAGTGTTTTTGAAAGTGGCGCCATTTTTAGAAGAAGTGGAAAAGCTTCATGAAGAAAAAAAATTAGAAGAGCTGGATTTTAAAGCATTAGAAAATTTGAGCGCTGAAATTGATAACATTAAAGAGCTTTTTGATGACAAGCAATTCAATTCGTATTTTATGGATGCGATACAATCTTACATCTTCCACCAGGAATTGCATATCGCTGAAATCGTGTGTAAAAAAACGAATAATGAAGACGAATTAAGGGCTAAGCAATTGGAATACATTTACGCGCACAAATACTGGCTTTTTAGTTTGGCGGGTGGGATTGATTGCGTGATAGAAGCGATCAAAATGGCTTTGAAAGAATGGTAA